AAATTGGTACGACCTTTTTACAACACTTTCCTTATGCGAGGAATGGAGTGCAAAAATATTTGCCTTTGTTACCCTTGGCAATTGAACAACTGGATTTGCGTCAATATGACGTAATTTTGTCTTCTTCTCATGCTGTAGCTAAAGGAGTTCTAACTACCCCTGACCAGCTGCATATTTGCTACTGTCACAGTCCTATGCGTTATGCCTGGGACTTGACTTTTGATTATCTCCAGCAAAGTAAACTAGGTAGTGGTTTACCAGGGTGGTTAACAAAGCATCTACTACATCAGTTGCGCCAGTGGGATGTCTTAAGTGCCAATCGCGTTGATTACTTTATTGCCAATTCCCAGCACACAGCGAGAAGAATTTGGCGTTGCTATCGACGAGAAGCCGCAGTTATTTATCCACCAGTTAATGTAGAAGCTTTTCCGCTTTTTCTCCAAAAAGAAAATTTTTACTTGACTGTTTCCCGTTTAGTTAGCTATAAGCAAGTATCTTTAATTGTCCAAGCTTTCAATAAATTGCAGTTACCATTGGTCATAATTGGTACAGGTTCAGAAATGGAAAAAATTCGCCAAATCGCCAACTCTAACATTAAAATACTGGGTTGGCAGCCTGATGATGTAGTAAAAAAATATATGGCTCAAGCCAGGGCATTTGTGTATGCAGCTTGTGAAGATTTTGGCATTGCCTTAGTAGAAGCACAAGCTTGTGGTACTCCAGTAATTGCTTATGGGGCTGGGGGTGCTTTAGAAACAGTGCAGGATGTGCGATCGCACAAAGAACAAGGAACTGGTATATTTTTTCCAGAACAAACAGTAGCAGCCTTGACAGAGGCAGTGGAAAAATTTGAAATGTATCGCAATGCCATCAATCCTGAGTATTTGCGATCGCACGCTACCCAGTTTTCACCGCAAGTTTTTGCACAGCGTTATCTAGATTTTCTCAACAAGTGCCACAAAAACAGACCCTACTTAGAATAATGGTCGAAATTTGTGTACGGAAATTGTGTATGCTTTTGGAACTTCCCTCCAGAAGCACCTCATTTTGGCTTTAAGATTGGGACTATGTGTGGTGTGGATTATTAAGGAGTATGATGACTGCCCAGAGCTCACTCCTCTCCGGCAAGCGAAGCCT
This window of the Nostoc sp. HK-01 genome carries:
- a CDS encoding group 1 glycosyl transferase: MSLKYALVHEWLTPKATGGSELVVQEILNHVDADLYALIDFESSNSESYLYKRQIGTTFLQHFPYARNGVQKYLPLLPLAIEQLDLRQYDVILSSSHAVAKGVLTTPDQLHICYCHSPMRYAWDLTFDYLQQSKLGSGLPGWLTKHLLHQLRQWDVLSANRVDYFIANSQHTARRIWRCYRREAAVIYPPVNVEAFPLFLQKENFYLTVSRLVSYKQVSLIVQAFNKLQLPLVIIGTGSEMEKIRQIANSNIKILGWQPDDVVKKYMAQARAFVYAACEDFGIALVEAQACGTPVIAYGAGGALETVQDVRSHKEQGTGIFFPEQTVAALTEAVEKFEMYRNAINPEYLRSHATQFSPQVFAQRYLDFLNKCHKNRPYLE